A window of Candidatus Poribacteria bacterium genomic DNA:
AGGAATGAGACGTTTTGGAACCGAAGGTCGCTTGTATCTTGAGGATAACTATATTGTCCCGCGCACGGAAGAAACTGCCGATTTCATCGACCGCGTCAAACAGGGCAAATACATCGTGCTTTTCGCGCCACGCCAGACGGGTAAGACTACCTTTTTTCGTCTGGCACTTGACGCACTCACGGCTGAAGATCCGACCTACTTCCCCATTCAACTGAATTTTGAGGAGTACGAAAACTCCGCACCTGCAGATTTTTATTCCTACTTCTATAGGGACGTTCGCAAAGAAATTGAAAACGTTTTTCAGAAACGCGGGGAGGTTCCTTCTGAAACGCTAATACAATTCTTAGATAACGTGAAGATAATAGATCACGTTTCAATGAGAATGTTTTTTGAAGAACTGGCAAGCTTTGTAAAAAATCAGAAGGTTGTCCTCCTGATTGACGAATTTGATGCTATTCCACGAGATGCTGTTACGGGGTTCCTGCGTTCGTTACGCCGTATCTATCTTTCGGGGCGGACGCGATGTCCGCACAGCGTCGGTATCAAGAATATCATCCAACTTAACTACGATAGGTCTGTCTCACCCTTCAATATTCAGCAGGAATTCCATTTACCTAACTTTACGCTTGAACAGGTGCAAGAACTCCTTGGTCAATACACCGACGAAGTTGGTCAAGCATTCGTGCCTGACGTCGTAACTGCTATCCACAAACAGACTGCCGGACAACCCGTGCTTGTCAATCGATTCGCGCAGATTCTCACCGAGGAATTGGACATCCCGAAAACCGAGCCGATTACGATGGAACACTTTACGACAGCACACACACAACTTCTCCACGCCAGGAACACCAACATCCAGCATCTGACAACCAATATCCGAAAAGACCCATGTTTTGAAAAAATCCTTATGCGGATTACCGCGCATGAGGATGGCGTGCCCTTCAACATAGATGACGACAATATCAGTGAACTCGCAAGTTATGGAGTCATCTCCAGAGGGACTGACGGCATGTGTGAAATTGCCAATCCGATTTATCTCTATAGAATTTTGCGTGCATTCAAGCCAGCAGTAAACGGATTAGAGGAGGAATACTTTCCTTCACGCAAAACCGAATCTATTTCAACAAGATAGGGTTTCGCTTCCGTTAAATGTTTATGCGAATCCGGTAACTTTTTGAGTTCGGCGGTCATCAAGGTCTGAATGTCATGCAGGCTTGGAAAATCGTATACCAATTCCCCGTCTCGGATAATCGGTATCAGGAGGGGTTGTCCATCAGAAATCGGTTCATCCCAAATTGTTACAACGTCTTTAGCATAATTCCCGTTAGCATCGGTGATACGATAGACCTGCTTCCTGCCCGGTAGCGTTGCCTTAGCAGGCTCATCATGCGATTGTTTTCCAACAGGCTTACCATCACGCTCGACCAACTTATAGACCCCACCCAAAGCAGAAGTCCCACCTTCGCCTGTGAATGAATTGAAGTTAGCTCCTGTAGCGAGACGCGTCCCCACCCCAAAACTATCAAGCGGTGCTCCGTTTTTGAGCAACGTGTCTATCTGGAATTCATCAAGTTCATGGCTTGCGATAATTTGGACATAGTCAAGTCCCTCGGCATCAAAGATGCCCCGAACCTCTTTGCTAAGTGCTAAGAGATCACCGCTATCCAGTCTGACTGCGCGTAATCGTTCACCTCGTGCTTCCATCTCCCTCGCGACGATGCACGCGTTTCTTGCCCCTTGAAGTGTATCGTACGTATCTATCAGGAGCGTTGTGCTGTTTGGAAAGGCTACGGCATAATCGCGGAACGCTTCCAATTCGGTAGGTCGTTCGGAGATGAACTTATGCGCCATTGTGCCGACGTAGGGAATATCGAAATAGTGCCCCGCAAGCACCAATGATGTCCCGCTTGCACCACCGATGAAGGACGCGCGGGCGGCGAGGATACCGGCATCCCTGCCGTGTGCCCGCCTTGCCCCAAAGTCAAACACGGGTCTACCGCGCGCGGCTTGCACAATCCGTGAGGCTTTTGTGGCAATCAAGGTCTGGAAATTCATCACACACAGCAGATAGGTTTCAAAGAGTTGGACATCGCGTGATCTGCCTGTGACGTTGATAATCGGTTCATTGGGAAAAACAGGTATGCCTTCAGGGACAGCGAAAACAGAACCATCAAAGCGGAAGTCTTTAAGGGAGGTAAGGTAGTCAGCGTGCAGGTCCCCCCGTTGTGCTAACCAGTCAAGTGCGGTATCGGTGAAGCGTAGATTTAAGATGTAGTGGATTACCTGCTCTAATCCAGCAGCAATGAGATATTGTCCTTGTGGAATCGTGCGGACGTAGTAGTTCGCTGTGATAACAGAATTATTCTGTGCATCGAAATCGGCTTGTCCCATCGTGAGTTGATAGTAATCAACGAAGAGTGCCATCTCATCGACTGTAAGTAAGACATCTTTTGGTGCATTCATAGACCTTTTCCCTCAGTGATGACCAATCTCTGGTTGACTGATAGATTCCGATGCGTATCCACTTGACCGGAGGGCCAGACGATTTCAAGCGTATCAACTTTTGTGTGCTTTCCAAGTCCGATCTCAAGAGGCAGACTATTCGTTGATCCGAAACCACATCCACCACTGACTTCTCTGTAAATCACACTGCTACCAACACGCAGCGTCACTTTAGCACCAATACCATCCCGATTACTTTTGACCCCGACCAGTTTCAAATTAAGATAGTTGTTCCCAGTCCCCGTATTTTGATAGAAAAGATTATGCCACTGGTCCCCAATAAACGCCCCCCCGACAGGCACGTAGATATCAACATCACCGTCCGTATCAATATCACCGAAAGTTACGCCGTGTCCTTTTCCAATGTTGCCTAACCCTAAAGCGAAAGTGGCATCGGTAAAAGTGCCATCGCCGTTGTTGCGGAAGAGCGCGTCGCGTTCAAGCCGTCCCATCTGTGGCGCGCCAGTGGCAAGATAGATGTCAAGGTAACCGTCGCTATTAATATCGCCGAAGTTTGCGCCCATCGCGCCGAAAGCGTGATAGAGTCCTGACTCACGGGTGACATCAGTGAATGTACCATCGCCGTTATTCCGATAAAGCACCTGCCGATCGCCATCGTGTGGCGCAGTTCCAGTTATTTGACCTGCGATGAAGGCTTGAAAAGATCCTGAGTTTGAGATGAAGATGTCCAGATCTGCATCGTTATCCACATCAAGAAAGAAGGTCACAAAGGCATCCGTAACGGGGAGATTCATACCGGTCATCGGCGTGACATC
This region includes:
- a CDS encoding AAA-like domain-containing protein, which produces MRRFGTEGRLYLEDNYIVPRTEETADFIDRVKQGKYIVLFAPRQTGKTTFFRLALDALTAEDPTYFPIQLNFEEYENSAPADFYSYFYRDVRKEIENVFQKRGEVPSETLIQFLDNVKIIDHVSMRMFFEELASFVKNQKVVLLIDEFDAIPRDAVTGFLRSLRRIYLSGRTRCPHSVGIKNIIQLNYDRSVSPFNIQQEFHLPNFTLEQVQELLGQYTDEVGQAFVPDVVTAIHKQTAGQPVLVNRFAQILTEELDIPKTEPITMEHFTTAHTQLLHARNTNIQHLTTNIRKDPCFEKILMRITAHEDGVPFNIDDDNISELASYGVISRGTDGMCEIANPIYLYRILRAFKPAVNGLEEEYFPSRKTESISTR
- the pncB gene encoding nicotinate phosphoribosyltransferase; its protein translation is MNAPKDVLLTVDEMALFVDYYQLTMGQADFDAQNNSVITANYYVRTIPQGQYLIAAGLEQVIHYILNLRFTDTALDWLAQRGDLHADYLTSLKDFRFDGSVFAVPEGIPVFPNEPIINVTGRSRDVQLFETYLLCVMNFQTLIATKASRIVQAARGRPVFDFGARRAHGRDAGILAARASFIGGASGTSLVLAGHYFDIPYVGTMAHKFISERPTELEAFRDYAVAFPNSTTLLIDTYDTLQGARNACIVAREMEARGERLRAVRLDSGDLLALSKEVRGIFDAEGLDYVQIIASHELDEFQIDTLLKNGAPLDSFGVGTRLATGANFNSFTGEGGTSALGGVYKLVERDGKPVGKQSHDEPAKATLPGRKQVYRITDANGNYAKDVVTIWDEPISDGQPLLIPIIRDGELVYDFPSLHDIQTLMTAELKKLPDSHKHLTEAKPYLVEIDSVLREGKYSSSNPFTAGLNARKIL